Proteins co-encoded in one Coregonus clupeaformis isolate EN_2021a chromosome 17, ASM2061545v1, whole genome shotgun sequence genomic window:
- the LOC121558616 gene encoding dual specificity protein kinase Ttk-like: MSEEEHTDRQHQLAMLCQRLDRIKTRYLTEDDTDNINQAIGSNSPETCLAYLMGLEKKGDPHLDPSHLTKLTDFYTRVFSTMPLGKHCQNESYARMLVRFAELNVIQDTNGAEGNFNVATTHCQDFAFVHIAHAQFELSQGNTKKSTWILQRAIELNAKPSDLLEAAMQNLILGKAELLSSEDKENVPVSTYNTHGSAKNGTEFRKVSRNSDGTGDLQLSSIFSSGTMEPRGGPLEDEVPSWRSGSQRKRAVGMPGRVPVLHHSIPEMDDDSDGRQVKRREALIPSSLSRQTSGSSATFTLSSAKKHVEDGDFLNLKTPIISPEPRPWEDMGMVDSTTTLLHRQDRRDATRMEDTTDNINQIIGSNSPEACRMYLTKLEKRGNPQTDTNLLLKLKDCYSRIFSRLPLGMYSKNESYAKMLVRYAELKGIDDPDDARDNFIVARSNCKGFAFVHIAHAQFEVTQGQVKKGTSILQKALQVNAKPTELIETAMQKLKAGNYQFLPEEDRESLPEPQSHGFSLSNYGREREPEIPARLPLSQTQPKPSSMEPSSGWKMPARVNRVVSPEEKHTPPDFRPTPRLVDSLPTPSRPLPSRLNPPVACQTPNTKDPCANSYVTPVVKRNPPFAAPLSAAHKAGPAQQQLCTPLSQVSYAQQTPQGSVAALSNESIIIKGKQFLVLKMIGRGGSSKVYQVLDQRNQLFAVKYVNLEEADAQTVESYKNEIEHLNHLQQYSDQIIKLYDYEITNSYIYMLMECGNLDLNTWLRNRKTVNPLERKFYWKNMLEAVQTIHKHGIVHSDLKPANFVIVNASLKLIDFGIANRIQPDVTSIMKDSQVGTLNYMPPEAIKDTSSQPGKASSKISTKGDVWSLGCIMYCMTYGKTPFQTITNQITKLHAIIDPSHEIEFPDIAEKDLLDVLKRCLVRNPRERISIAELLEHSYLKLQSQQQSPVPAPPDNNDLKRILNELAALRSPNSIARAANNLAKMCNSGRKLDAAGCVKSSSQLNWKM, encoded by the exons atgtcggaggaggagcatacagacagacagcaccaacTTGCCATGTTGTGTCAGAGGCTCGACCGAATTAAAACAAGATATCTAACCGAAG ATGACACTGATAATATCAACCAGGCCATTGGCTCAAATTCCCCTGAAACGTGTCTCGCATATCTGATGGGCTTGGAGAAGAAAGGAGACCCTCACTTGGATCCTAGTCATCTCACAAAGCTTACAGACTTCTATACCCGTGTATTCTCAACTATGCCACTGGGAAAACACTGCCAAAATGAGAGCTATGCCAGAATGCTGGTCAGATTTGCAGAGCTGAATGT AATCCAAGACACCAATGGAGCAGAGGGCAACTTCAATGTTGCGACTACACACTGCCAGGATTTTGCTTTTGTCCACATTGCACACGCTCAGTTTGAACTGTCTCAAG GCAACACAAAGAAAAGTACTTGGATACTTCAGAGGGCCATTGAACTGAATGCCAAACCCAGCGACCTGCTGGAGGCTGCTATGCAGAACTTGATATTGGGCAAAGCAGAACTTCTTTCCTCTGAGGATAAGGAAAATGTACCAG TCTCAACTTATAATACACATGGTTCTGCAAAAAATGGCACAGAATTTCGCAAAGTCTCCAGAAACTCTGACGGTACAGGCGACTTGCAGCTCTCCAGTATTTTTTCTTCAGG AACAATGGAACCACGAGGTGGACCCCTAGAAGACGAGGTTCCATCTTGGAGGTCTGGGTCTCAACGAAAGAGAGCCGTTGGCATG CCAGGGAGAGTGCCTGTACTCCACCACTCTATCCCAGAAATGGATGATGACAGTGATGGAAGACAAGTGAAGAGGAGGGAGGCTCTCATCCCAAGTAGCTTATCCAG GCAAACGTCTGGTTCAAGTGCCACGTTCACCTTGTCCTCAGCCAAGAAGCATGTTGAAGATGGGGACTTCCTCAATCTAAAG ACACCTATCATTAGCCCTGAGCCACGCCCATGGGAGGACATGGGAATGGTGGACTCCACCACTACACTGCTGCACAGGCAAGACAGAAGAGATGCCACTAGGATGGAAG ATACCACTGACAATATAAACCAGATCATCGGTTCCAACTCCCCTGAGGCTTGCCGGATGTATCTGACCAAGCTGGAGAAGAGGGGTAATCCTCAGACAGACACCAACCTTCTCCTAAAGCTGAAGGACTGCTATTCCAGAATCTTCTCAAGACTGCCATTGGGAATGTACAGCAAAAACGAGAGCTATGCCAAGATGCTGGTCCGATATGCTGAACTCAAAGG CATTGATGACCCAGATGATGCTCGGGACAACTTCATCGTTGCGAGATCCAACTGCAAAGGCTTTGCCTTTGTGCACATAGCACATGCTCAGTTTGAGGTCACTCAag GTCAGGTCAAGAAAGGCACCTCAATACTACAGAAAGCCCTTCAGGTGAACGCAAAGCCCACTGAACTAATTGAGACGGCAATGCAGAAGCTAAAAGCCGGGAATTACCAGTTTCTCCCCGAAGAAGACCGAGAGAGTCTCCCAG AGCCACAGTCCCACGGGTTTAGTCTGTCAAACTATGGTAGAGAGAGGGAGCCGGAGATTCCCGCCCGTTTACCTCTGAGCCAGACACAGCCCAAACCCTCTAGCATGGAGCCATCTTCAGGGTGGAAAATGCCAGCCCGCGTCAACCGAGTCGTGTCTCCAGAG GAGAAGCACACCCCTCCTGATTTCAGGCCCACTCCACGTCTGGTGGACTCTCTACCCACCCCATCCCGCCCTCTCCCGTCCAGACTCAATCCACCCGTCGCCTGCCAGACGCCCAACACCAAAGACCCCTGTGCCAACAG TTACGTTACCCCTGTGGTCAAGAGGAACCCCCCATTTGCGGCCCCTCTCTCAGCAGCCCATAAAGCCGGCCCTGCCCAGCAGCAGCTGTGCACCCCCCTCAGCCAGGTGTCCTATGCCCAACAGACCCCCCAG GGTTCCGTCGCTGCTCTCTCAAACGAGTCCATCATAATAAAGGGCAAACAGTTCCTCGTCCTGAAGATGATTGGCCGAGGTGGATCCAGTAAG GTGTACCAGGTTCTGGACCAAAGGAATCAGCTGTTTGCTGTGAAGTATGTGAACCTGGAGGAGGCTGATGCTCAGACAGTGGAGAGCTACAAGAATGAGATAGAGCATCTCAATCACCTGCAGCAGTACAGTGATCAGATCATCAAGCTGTATGATTA TGAAATAACCAACAGCTACATCTACATGCTGATGGAATGTGGTAACCTGGACCTCAACACCTGGCTACGGAACCGTAAAACTGTCAACCCGCTGGAGAGGAAGTTCTACTGGAAGAATATGCTGGAGGCAGTACAGACCATCCACAAACATG GTATTGTCCATAGTGACTTGAAGCCAGCCAATTTTGTGATTGTGAATGCCTCGCTGAAATTGATCGACTTCGGCATTGCAAACCGCATCCAGCCTGATGTGACAAGCATTATGAAAGATTCTCAG GTGGGGACCTTGAACTACATGCCTCCCGAAGCCATCAAAGACACTTCATCCCAGCCAGGGAAGGCAAGCTCTAAG ATTAGTACTAAAGGTGATGTGTGGTCCCTTGGTTGCATCATGTACTGCATGACCTATGGGAAGACTCCATTCCAGACCATCACCAACCAGATCACCAAGCTACACGCCATCATTGACCCGTCCCATGAGATAGAGTTCCCTGACATTGCGGAGAAGGatctgctagatgtgttgaag AGGTGCTTGGTACGAAACCCAAGAGAGCGGATTTCCATCGCAGAGCTACTGGAACATTCATACCTAAAGCTTCAGTCTCAGCAACAGTCACCTGTGCCAG CACCTCCTGACAATAACGATCTGAAGAGGATCCTCAACGAGCTCGCTGCCTTACGGTCCCCCAACAGCATTGCCAGGGCTGCTAAT AACTTGGCGAAAATGTGCAACAGTGGTCGGAAACTGGATGCTGCAGGGTGTGTAAAGTCATCCAGCCAGCTCAACTGGAAGATGTGA